The genomic DNA TTCTCTGGAACGTTGAGGATTGTGCGGAgacttggtagaagtatataaattatgaaaggcattagatagggtagacagtcagaacccttttcccagtgtggaaatgtcccacaggggtttagagggcatagctatgtgggtgagagggggaaagtttaatgagaTGTGGTGGGGCACATTTTTTTTGGTACAGAAAGAGTGATGGGGGCTTGCATTTGTTGTTCTACATGGACTCCATGAATACAATCtgtgatctgtcgtggaccatCCACATTGATGGCAACACTCAAGgatgcacaccaatgcctctacttcaagTGGACACTGAAGAAGTTCAGCAAGTCTCCAGCGACTCTTCTAcggatgcaccacagaaagcacgcagttgggctgcatcacagcttggtttcagACAGTTTGGCACAAACtgcaagaaatagcagagagtttatagatgtagcccagtccgtcacaccaGACAAACCTCACAATTTATTCCATCTTCACTTCACGTTACCCTCGGAAagcagcagccaacataatcaaagacttgtcccccgCCAGGTTTAATCCAAACTTCTCCCATCCGGCAcaaggcacagaagcttgaaagcgcacccaccagactcaggaaccgcttcttcccctctgttatcaggctttgaATGGTCCATCCATAATCTATGGTACTTTTCGATTCACCTCTGCTCCATTGCAGACActagactttgtctctggaactgatgcactacaatgccgagaactatatcttctgcactctgtaccttcccctttgttctacctggtgtacttgagtttgggcgtgattgtatttatgtattgtattatctgattaattttagtttagttaagagatacacagcgtggaaacaggcccttcagcccacgagtttgcaccaaccagcgatccccacacactaacactatcctacacacgcacattagggacaatttacaattttactgaagccaattaacctacaaacctgtacatctttggagtgtgggggaaaccagagTTCCTGGAGAAAAAACACAcgatcacgaggagaacgtacaaactccacacagacaagcacctgtagccatgatcgaacccggctctctggtgccgtaaggcagcaactctaccgctgagccaacgTACCACCCTGTTCTTtgttgtactgctctatgttctaatgcTGACACGCACTGCCCTGAGCACTTGTGCAAAAAGTACGCTGCACTGCTCACAGTTCAGAAGTGAATAGGAAGAGCCGGAGGAAGGAAAATAAGTGGTTAGGGGCAGGGAACTAATATTCTTTTCTCATTCCTAGTGACCATCAGAAAATCCCCCTGCAATAAatgacattttctttttttttcaccgAGCACCATTTTTCATTCAGGGTATTACCCTGGGACTCTTTCGTGAAAATAAGTATTACTTTCTTGGTAGATTTGTGTCAACAAGTTTATTATTAGAGAATCAGGGATTTGTTTTGCAATGGGCACATTTATTTCTGCTGAATGTCTCGAGTCTGAGCTCACCGGTGAACAGTCCTCCGACCACTGGGTGGTGCAGTGGTTCAGCAGGTGGCGCTGTTGTGGGCAGGATTCGATCGGGATAtctggcgctgtctgtgtggagtttgcatgctctatcTGTGACCGAACATAGAAGAGAGCAGAAGAGagagagttttacattctccccgtgacttgcgtgggttttctccgagatcttcactttcctcccacactccaaaggcgtacaggtttgtcagttcattggcttggtataaaaaaaagtaaattgtccctagtgtgtgtagatagctaatttttagtttagtttagagatacagcacggaaacaggccctttggcccaccgagtccgcggcgaccagcgatccctgcacactaacactatcctacacacactagggacaatttacattaataccaagccaattaatgtgcgtggatcgctggtcagcgcgaactcgatgggccgaatggccagattctgtgctgtactaaactgaagtaaagtaAGTGTTAGTGGATCcaggagagtgagtgagtgtgatggGGCCGGGCAGCGGCTGGGGAGAGGGAAGGCCGTGTATGGCTCCTCTGGTTCAAGCTGTGCTGAAAGTGCTGGGAAAGTTTCCAGGAGATGAAGTCATCTTTCGGTTCTGTTGAAAAGCCGTCAACCTGAATCATTAACCGCTTCACTCCCGGCCTCACCTGATGTGTCtctgcagcattttctgtattcaatttgagttgctgcctcacagcgccagagacccgagttcctgactgtgggtgctgtctgtatggtgtttagtttagtttagagatacagcgtggaaatgatccctcgtgtgtgtgtgtgtgtgtgtgtgtagcttagtgttagtgtgcggggatcactggtcgcatggactcggtgggctgaaggaaatGTTtatacgctgtatcactaaactaaactaaaaaataaactttggtttagtttattattgtcacgtttaccaagATACAATGCAAACTGTTTTTGTTATTCCATCAGCAGGAAGTCTATatgtgattacaaccaagccgtcAGATGCAGgtactggataaagggaataatgtttagtgcaagataaagtccattaaagtctgACTAAAGATAAGGAAGTTGAGATGTGTTGgacagaactacagatgctggtttaaactgaagacagacacaaatagctggagtaactcagcagatcaggcagcatctctggagagaaggaatgggtgatgtttcgggtggagacacttcttcagactgagagtcagggaagagggaaactggaggtatgaaaatgtACAGAAGAAATCAGAGCTGGGACCGTcagccaaagagcccacaatgatccattgttggctgtggagggggtgataacaaagggatacaaacagtgaaactagcaggataactagggtgggggagggatggagagagagaggggatgcaagggttacttgaaattagagaaatcaatattcataccgctggttgtaagctgcccaagcgaaatatgagatgctattcctccaatttgcgtgtggctatTGTCAGTAACTTGTAAACGGATTCACCGTTGAAATATCAATGCATTTACTGTGTTGCAGGGTGACAAGACGGGTGGCTGGGCTGCTCCAATTTGCTTTGCTGCTTTTGTGTTGCAGAACAGGTAAGAATTCATTTCCACTTCTCTGAAAAGGTCCATTAGTTTCATGAActaaagccactgcctcacagcgccagagacccgggttcgaccatgaccttgggtgttgcctgtgtggagtttgcacgttctccctgtgaccatgtgggttttctccgggtgctccggtttcctcccacatcccaaagacgtgcgggtttgtaggttaattggccctctgtaaaattacccctaatgtgtacggagtggatgggaaagtgggataacatggaactagtgtgaatgggtgatcgatggtcggtgtgggctctgTGGACCAAGGGGTTTgatttcatgtttagtttagagatacagtgtatgttttggcccaccgagtccacacagaccagcgatcaccccgcatactagcaccaacctacatactagggacaatttacactttatagatgccaattaacctacaaacctgaatctttggagtgtgggaggaaaccggagcacccggagaaaatccacgtggtcacggggagaacgtgcaaactccgtacaggcagcacccatagtcaggaccagacctgggtctctggcgctgtaagtcagcaactctaccgctgcaccaccctctaACTCTAAAAAGATGCACGGATCACCTCTGTTGTGTCTGAGAAAAGGCAGTTATGCTTCATCTGTCTGTCGACAGCCTGTCCCACACGTACACCAGTGGTGGGGCAACCCCAGCCTGTGGGAAGCACGCCCGGAGAGGACTCAATCCAAGCCTCAGTCATTTCAGCCTTCCTCCATGTGAGTGACAAAGTTATAGTTTCAGATCCCAGTCCACAGGGATTGCCAGTGGCCAGAAGGTTCTCGACTGCGAGTGCCCAGACTTAGTGGCAGCCGTGACTCTAGGACAGACGGACCCGCAATAACCCTGGGAGATGAAGAGGGGGACTTTGAGCTGCAGTGCTGCCATAACACAATAGTTGCGTTCCTTAGAAATATTGTATGTTATACTTTTTCTTCAGAAAAAGAGGGTGGAGccacggtagagttactgcctcgcagcgccagagacccgtgttcaatcctgactatgggtgctgtgtgtacggagtttgtatcttctcctcatgacccgtgtggcttttctccgggtgctccggtttcctcccacactccaaagacatacatgttagtaggttaattggcttcggtaacaattgtaaattgtccctagtgtatgtaggatagtgttagtgtgcggggatcgctggtcggcgtggactcggtgggccaaagggcctgtttccgtgctgtatctctaaactaaacaaaatgtgtaggaaggaactacagatgctggtttaagtcgaagatagacaaaatgctggagtaactcagcgggacaggcagcttctctggggagaaggagtggacgaGACCCGGGATTATTTTGTCCTTATTTTATCCCCAGTGTCGCCGTCTAGCCTCACAGTGACGGGGATTGTGGGTGAAAGTGCCCTCCTGCCCTGTCTGGACACCAACGTGGGGAAACAAGCCAACAATGATATTCGTGTTTACTGGCAGGTGGCCACTCGGTTAATCCATTCCTTCCATAAGGGCAGAGAGGACAACACATTGGGCCTGGGCACCAGGGCAAGGCTGTTCACCGCAGAGTTCAAACACGGCAACTTCTCCCTTCTTCTCACCGACCTCCGAGTGAGCGACGCAGCCACGTACACATGCCTCATTCAGTTGAAACTCCCCACTGAGGGCAACAGCGTGGTTCTACGAGTTACAGTCACACTACAAATAGCAGGTAAAGATTCATGATCTTTGTTTTTAAGCTTTTCTTTGTAATAACAGCGGtggtgtctggagaagggtctcacccattccttctctccagagatgctgcctgtcccgctaagttacaccagcatattgtgtctgtcttctgtgtaaaccagcatctgcagttccttcctacacaatggtggTGACAAGTGGAAGTTGtcaaatgtagcaatgttacaacattttgagattttaaaaatcaagtctgcaattgatcccatcagataaagcataaaaagaagtttaatttgacacctaattcactttcatatcttcagtattaaaaaagatatggccattttcatactcggaagttagcatcttgttcccaattgcttttccattgacttaacacaaaagctgtgattgaggacagtcaaaagcccataactttcttaaaaattaagagaactgaaataaattttcagttattatagattgaagcattctgaaacaaatatgaaacaatcttacttggatgacctgaaattaaagcatataattagttagttacctaattacaaaattcaattactagatctcaacatctatccatttcttaagaattttaaatagtctgtgtccaaataacattcacacaagaattcacaatataacatgatttttaaatctcattgtcatgaatttataggccaaatggaaggaatttagtgttaaattcctgtaaattaatggcaatttaaatcatcttgtgagtgggattttgtggaatgcgatcgattggaacgttgcggtttgcggtgaatttaaaccccatatcggcaggaaaaacactgccggttcgtatggggcctaaatcacattttcgcaacgtaaaatttggattaaggtaaTTCTAAGAAgaacgtttatatgtaaaataaacggcttacctttaactgtcccgtacgggagatccgtcccgttgtcggcgttgacggcattagaagtggaattttattttactccagcgctgaaattgtcccgcggtttaaaaaaaaattcacagaacggcagtcggaacaattcttcagcattagcttgcagcccgagaaaatatatctcagacaggcaggagaaaacggcattttaaccccgccctcccccctcaaaggcgccaaagtcgcgcacacggccagtggcagaactgcagcactgctgaaggtaagttttgtaacatacctataaaaTGTAAGCATACTtaggaaagtttagtttagtttagtgatacagcttggaaacaggccctttggcccaccgagtccatgccgaccagcaatccccgcacaataatactagggacaatttcacatttataccaagcccattaacctacaaacctgtacaactttggaatgtgggaggaaaccggagattccagagaaaacccacgcaggtcacggtgagaacgtacaaactccgtacagacagcgaccgtagtcaggatcgaacctgggtctctggcgctgtgagacagcaactctaccgctgcgccaccgtgctgcccaatggaCTTGTTCCTTCTATATTACTCGTAATGGTTGTGACCGACTCGTTTCCCTGATCGTTGCTCCGTACACTCAAGATCGTCATCGTCTGCAGATATTCTTCAGGACCCAGCAGTAGCTGATaggtggaacatagaacagtacagcacaggaatggaccTTTCGGCCCAGCAAACATGATAcccagctaaactaatctcatctgcctgcacttgatccacatCGATCTAATCCCTGCACTACCATGTCaaacaccactgtcgtatctgcctccaccaccacccctggcagcgtgttccaggcacccaccaccctgtgtctgtgtgacacaacttgccccgcacatctcctttaaactttgcccctctcacctgaaagctacgCCATCTAGTTTTTGACATTCCCTCCCTGGGGATAAAGGGTTTGACTGTCAACACTAAAGCTTTTGGAATGTTATTTACTTCCTAACAGATCTCCAATCTgtctctgacgctccagagacaAAAAAACCATGTCATGAATAATCTTCTCTCTTCAACAATTTAAAATTGGCACCGATTTGGACTGGCTGGTCTTTGTTTGCAGTGTGGAAGAGAATATAGATGATTAAGTGTGTAGATGGCACCAAAAttgtaggtgtggtggacagtgaggaaggtagTTTATAGTTGCACCAGGGTCAAGTTCAACTGGGGAAATGGACAAGCGAATGGCAGAGCTCTCTACAGAACTCTTTtccttgtacctcagtacacgtgacaataaactaaactcaaactcagctGCAATTTAATTCAATGGAATGCAACATTTTGTACATTTAACCCAAAGCTACGCCAGCAGGTACATAGTGAATGAAAGGGAGATTCTTAGAACTGAGAGACCGTGGGATACAAGtacataaagatagacacacaatcccTCTGATTCCTCCTGACACTGATTCCTCCTgctagtttgtgtctatctttggtttaaaccaaagctctgtgatcaacagccttagggaggacgACGGCTCAGTAACATCCTTGCTGACGGACATGCTGAGGATCTGCAAAACCTTTTAAACAGATTTGTGCACCAGAAAGGCCACGGACAGCACCACCGCCTCCCAGAATTTCCTGTGttctatcacggaggtcttggaggacagcaagcgggagagtctggaccaacctctgaccctagaggagctgactggctccatccgttcCTTTGACGAGTAAAACTCCTGGAAATgatggcttaccggccgagttgtattgggctctgtgggactgggtgggcccggacctgctggaaatgtacaacgacatgcttctagccggcagcatgtcagactccatgaggaagggcagcatcaccctaatctacaagcagaagggggagaggaaggatataaagaattggagacccatctCTGTCACGATTTATtctgaacagctccgtcacagaggactctgtgatttacggactgttcccagggacacattcagagactgacatcgagtgctgctggaaggtcatcaactcggtgaaagacgctctttggtctgcccgagcgttgttcaccacccagcagagcgagatgtccgttggggaatgttgccgactggcccgctgcagactgcaggggtACGTGCTGCGGGacccactgaagcttggtgcagccaacgccaaggctcggtgggggaggaccacagtctagggtccttctgctgctggacatagggggcacggtgtggtggagacgccccttaaaataagggaagggattccatgcaagtgggccacatgagtggcaagggtgtggggtaaaattgtgtgatttgtgtaaacagtattgaatgtatgtatagcctccgacaATGTTGGATGGAGACTTGTAAGGATCATGTGTtagatatatttatttctcgaagaAAGTATATTtcgaaatgtaaaataaaagtgtgtcgaggaacagtgaaaagcttttgttgggtgctagccagtcagcgctGTCTTGTTAATGTTAACGCTGCtgttccattccagcccactTTGCCAAGCCGACCCTG from Leucoraja erinacea ecotype New England unplaced genomic scaffold, Leri_hhj_1 Leri_75S, whole genome shotgun sequence includes the following:
- the LOC129694699 gene encoding CD276 antigen-like isoform X2, with the protein product MHLLCCRVTRRVAGLLQFALLLLCCRTVSPSSLTVTGIVGESALLPCLDTNVGKQANNDIRVYWQVATRLIHSFHKGREDNTLGLGTRARLFTAEFKHGNFSLLLTDLRVSDAATYTCLIQLKLPTEGNSVVLRVTVTLQIAAHFAKPTLSTHLSEGQQGAGGVLRLTCSSWGGYPAPAVGWTCGSLNLDPNSTATTHTDCSPQRLCNVTSFLWVSAGVHCITCSIHNTRLKEKQTETFTAKNTKGMVVSKRAKRFWWVELIAIAAMIVLLLLCLFLRNVLLNEATHRTWRTSGDSAVNL
- the LOC129694699 gene encoding CD276 antigen-like isoform X3; this encodes MHLLCCRVTRRVAGLLQFALLLLCCRTVSPSSLTVTGIVGESALLPCLDTNVGKQANNDIRVYWQVATRLIHSFHKGREDNTLGLGTRARLFTAEFKHGNFSLLLTDLRVSDAATYTCLIQLKLPTEGNSVVLRVTVTLQIAAHFAKPTLSTHLSEGQQGAGGVLRLTCSSWGGYPAPAVGWTCGSLNLDPNSTATTHTDCSPQRLCNVTSFLWVSAGVHCITCSIHNTRLKEKQTETFTAMSFPLENTKGMVVSKRAKRFWWVELIAIAAMIVLLLLCLFLRNVLLNDECKQQDI